In the genome of Thermococcus sp., one region contains:
- the hypD gene encoding hydrogenase formation protein HypD gives MEDAESVVAPYRDRGVAGKLVEKIREEAKGLDGEIRIMHVCGTHEDTITRSGIRSLLPDNVRVVSGPGCPVCITPVEDIVAMELIMEKAYEEGDRMIVTTFGDMYRIPTPRGSFADMKGEGYDVRIVYSIFDTYRIARENPDRTVVHFSPGFETTTAPTAGMLNVVVDEGLENFKIYSVHRLTPQGVEVLIKQKSRIDALIDAGHVSTIIGVKGWEFLSEKYGIPQAVAGFEPNDVLLAILLLIRMYKEGDARVVNEYRRAVKYEGNLVAQELIEKYFKVVDAKWRALGILPGTGLEVRMEWKDLEIRNFYRVEVPENLPDLEKGCLCGAVLRGLAMPTDCPHFGKTCTPRHPIGPCMVSYEGTCQIFYKYGVLF, from the coding sequence ATGGAAGATGCAGAATCCGTAGTTGCTCCGTACAGGGACAGGGGAGTGGCAGGGAAGCTCGTTGAGAAAATCCGCGAGGAAGCAAAGGGCCTCGACGGTGAAATAAGGATAATGCACGTCTGCGGAACCCATGAGGACACGATAACCCGCTCAGGAATCCGCTCGCTTCTGCCGGATAACGTCAGGGTCGTCAGCGGTCCGGGCTGTCCTGTGTGCATAACGCCCGTTGAGGATATCGTGGCCATGGAGCTCATCATGGAGAAGGCCTACGAGGAAGGGGACCGGATGATAGTGACGACGTTCGGAGACATGTACAGGATACCAACACCACGGGGAAGCTTCGCCGATATGAAGGGGGAAGGCTACGACGTCCGCATCGTGTACTCCATCTTTGACACGTACAGGATAGCGAGGGAGAACCCCGACAGGACGGTCGTCCACTTCAGCCCGGGCTTCGAAACAACGACCGCACCAACCGCGGGCATGCTCAACGTCGTCGTCGATGAGGGACTTGAGAACTTCAAGATCTACTCGGTTCACAGGCTCACGCCGCAGGGGGTTGAGGTCCTGATAAAACAGAAGAGCAGAATAGACGCGCTGATAGACGCGGGCCACGTCTCGACGATAATAGGCGTAAAGGGCTGGGAGTTCCTGAGTGAGAAGTACGGAATCCCTCAGGCGGTCGCAGGCTTCGAACCGAACGACGTCCTCCTCGCGATTCTTTTACTCATACGGATGTATAAAGAGGGCGACGCGAGGGTGGTGAACGAGTACAGGAGGGCAGTGAAGTACGAGGGCAACCTCGTGGCGCAGGAGCTCATAGAGAAGTACTTCAAGGTGGTCGATGCGAAGTGGAGGGCTTTGGGTATTCTCCCGGGCACGGGGCTTGAAGTGAGGATGGAGTGGAAAGATCTAGAAATTAGGAACTTCTACAGGGTGGAGGTGCCTGAAAACCTTCCGGACCTTGAGAAAGGCTGTCTCTGCGGTGCCGTGCTGAGGGGTCTGGCCATGCCTACGGACTGTCCGCACTTCGGAAAGACCTGTACGCCGAGGCACCCGATAGGGCCCTGCATGGTATCGTACGAGGGAACGTGCCAGATATTCTACAAGTACGGGGTCCTGTTTTAG
- a CDS encoding HypC/HybG/HupF family hydrogenase formation chaperone yields the protein MCLATVAKVLEVDNGKGTAWVDFGGVKREVRIDLLPDVRVGEYVLIHTGFAIERVDEKTAMEILSAWDEVFKVEEDALGGYYYPGD from the coding sequence ATGTGTCTCGCCACGGTTGCGAAGGTGCTTGAGGTTGATAACGGAAAGGGGACAGCTTGGGTTGATTTCGGCGGGGTAAAGCGCGAGGTCAGGATCGACCTGCTCCCAGACGTTAGGGTTGGGGAGTACGTTCTGATCCACACGGGGTTTGCAATCGAACGGGTTGACGAGAAGACCGCAATGGAGATACTGTCGGCGTGGGATGAGGTCTTCAAGGTGGAAGAGGACGCCCTCGGAGGCTACTACTACCCAGGTGATTGA
- a CDS encoding HypC/HybG/HupF family hydrogenase formation chaperone has translation MLAGRVLEVDGGTAVVEVAGRERRVRLDFIRNVEPGDYVRIYYGIVLEKVSREEAEETLAHCSYSGGESIEMKFSLDGLETMGFRKPK, from the coding sequence ATGCTGGCCGGCAGGGTTCTGGAGGTGGATGGAGGCACCGCTGTAGTCGAGGTTGCGGGCAGGGAAAGGAGGGTGAGACTGGACTTTATCAGGAACGTTGAACCGGGTGACTACGTTAGGATATATTACGGCATAGTTCTTGAGAAGGTGAGCCGGGAGGAGGCCGAGGAGACCCTCGCCCACTGCTCCTACAGCGGTGGGGAGAGCATCGAAATGAAGTTTTCACTGGACGGGTTGGAAACCATGGGTTTTAGAAAGCCTAAATAG
- a CDS encoding DUF302 domain-containing protein: MQEIFSQMVRVEKSGHGFEATVERIKNAAEKNGWKVTGILDLRESLGVNVCIIEICNAEYAGGALKKPETRWVGAMMPCRFAVAENPDGVYVYTMNMELFAKAVEGELSDVFRRIAEDDHNILSDALG, translated from the coding sequence ATGCAGGAGATTTTTTCGCAGATGGTCAGGGTTGAGAAAAGCGGTCACGGCTTTGAGGCGACTGTTGAGAGAATCAAAAACGCCGCCGAAAAGAACGGCTGGAAAGTCACCGGAATCTTGGATTTAAGGGAGAGCCTTGGGGTCAACGTCTGCATCATCGAAATCTGCAACGCTGAGTACGCGGGAGGTGCCCTCAAAAAACCCGAGACTAGATGGGTGGGGGCGATGATGCCGTGCAGATTCGCCGTTGCCGAGAACCCTGATGGGGTATACGTTTACACAATGAACATGGAGCTCTTCGCCAAGGCGGTAGAAGGTGAACTTTCAGATGTTTTCAGAAGAATAGCTGAGGACGACCATAATATTCTCTCGGACGCTCTCGGTTGA